The following are encoded together in the Corticium candelabrum chromosome 1, ooCorCand1.1, whole genome shotgun sequence genome:
- the LOC134187163 gene encoding uncharacterized protein LOC134187163 translates to MSTNETVCNTTTELTCNECYNVTGESFLTCQCSGDWNYEVPSCFLVHCGLLEAPAFGTMSTNDTACGTKTQFACDECYDLIGNSSLTCLPNGEWDNLVPTCQYKNCSILSAPDNGLLSSSDRGCNQSVHVSCKECYSLQGNETLTCLTSANWSQPVGLCNRIHCPLLNSPTNGDISSHETTCNTTTHFTCSECFNLSGPSFLTCHSSGVWNFEPPECLAVHCPLLDEPVFGSMSSIQTVCGTVTQIMCEPCYSLVGNSSLACLSNGEWNDTIPVCQYKQCPILEVPENGFLSTTDRGCSTSVAVGCDECYDLYGSDTLTCQETGDWNQSVGSCQVIHCSRLSLPTNGHMSSNETQCNTTTLFSCNECYYLSGVSSLTCLPSGHWDFEVPSCNLISCSILEAPDHGSVHIRDTNCYAVAQFACDQGYDLIGNRRLTCLPNGDWDSIVPTCYERLYFYSTSILSTAAASSFFTPLSQMPSSVAFMSPTETLPMPTPCHLITCPRLQYPVNGSISTGNNTCNATVKFTCDNCYVLVGRVNLTCQINGQWDGNPPLCTAVYCSPLMTPYHGKKSSNSTDCQTVVEFSCDDGFVLSGRSHLICQSNGKWDNLNPVCEDVNECLSFPCQNNGSCLNTFGSFRCICTAYFMGTYCHMSTGNMYSFGTSQNDFSLPALDDYSHGPIAIGVGCFPFGRQSHQSVYISTNAVISFDRPFLSPYPRVFPGFTYTSIVAPFWSDVDIRRDGMIFYNVYEASFSTYIERATKDVRDFTGDNFFTAQWVLVATWYQVPNYPDGSGTYSDSLSDRRNTYQVVLATDGKQTFSLFNYPSDGLQWSGRGTAAVVGYTSYDASVFYSQYLSGFDEVINLVSHRSDNGQVGQLLYQVSEDTNICAGNSVCLNWYFDDIDREGVSPIWYFSLPPCPCSLVQAASDWTYQWYRSTSTSVCYVSSFPSLFYDSQVQCCYSLPEFGFFDGFLLNNLPQGGTANRYHASRFPLFHSNFDIQPYKDCCIKTDLCNLYYLRRPSQSCFGYFPPFWAWTWGDPHISTLDGKQYTFNGVGEYILMKTVNETFVLEGRTRLVENSSATVFSAFAAAEFIASTDFSRSLLKSSVIHTELMDDNTLRVKACCYSLEDTFVSSDSALKRSSWREFTGEFAGLDNVTRLRLDNMVLARPADKKLVAVFSSGISVTVEIKKALLTVVFAAPNTFKGNTRGLLGVWDDDKSNDLTARNGTVISINSTDREIHHLSQTWQVFENESLFYYDDGNDVTTFSDPDHIPVFPDEAVSRYTGEQRTACNDDPQCLFDTFETNDPEIGQETLVTNAQLIEQSTSLMNFPPVLNGSHVLNATLGQTVRYVFVGSDSDAFNVTVEGIPPPLADYTFARNGDEFVFIWTPASSGIVSLLFIANDTTGSSSQLQPLIRLCACRLEKNAVCIMTDGDGGEEQFILEQCECGSGWEGRFCSVDIDACLTSNCPEGTNCTDRSAPDTGFDCGSCSAGLELVAGKCEDIDECNNATLNHCHQVCSNQIPFYKCECFHGFRLDDDDANCSDIDECIEGVPCHLVCNNIPGSYWCSCDSGFRLDSDNITCIPQEVCSEKVTVCEHVCSRNASNNVETCSCNKGYQLDMNAFNCSDIKECDEKKDNCEQLCVNTNGSFSCECRDGYRLHSDGHTCRDINECVEDPTTCNIIGQNCANLPGTFNCSCPLGTEVISGACRLADDCASNPCLNDGECRDGLSMFTCLCSSGYTGTVCDKEVNECDSDPCQNNGICTDRFDRYECDCIPGYEGLSCERATNECNSMPCHNGAECRDLHLSYSCQCVLGFTGDLCETKINRCESSPCQHGGTCMDVLAEYTCNCSGGYSGANCEIDINECLINPCLNGGVCSDLVNGFVCTCAGEFSGTLCEREPNVTIPCTSSYLPSDCSNFVECAETAFPCSRSYFTKLLLPFCQLQSSTTTTQTWTSAASSCLIKQIQQYLKLNYTSLPSPSECTTFQQFVFRAQESCFNVSLCSTVVNSADANKVSEVFDMYDLLRDKSIEQMLQLIESCAGDTVDALASSLKDRGFYICVEVELSEDVNETDVTLRTRAQLQETITALKGAPSGITSVTSDVCSLLLSSNSRKRRDIDENATVKRIRRNVDNATDSPSIVYPTTVQLAFKSSGENAASLTALCDSSAEAINATLACSMCGNGVLNVVDENCDDGNSMSGDGCSSECTSESGFDCNTNVAPNICYKKNCGDGVRVTGEDCDNENSPGCSNCLKVQGFTCHTPFYEMSICFNCGNGIVEESEECDNGFSIDIDGCNNTCFVDHLWKCTSVIGKWSVCQHTSVDFNAADNMTLNPPEIHFNSGGVTLFIVNDARQLDIDDFGDTDWERIELVLSVPLSASIFYENVDYSRSQAATQERISFSDYVELDNAIREGSTVNIKLGMRQKTIIRLSKPANLTHVLLSLMYSHAASESVYGEYRYVNVTIVDIFGEAAPTVTVTLRYIGNNEHSPVVNIATNLTELLEGVEEVFVTGGTLTLTDVDNDIFPVKSAFVKILGETETIVYQRLNATVIFPWINVTYDEVKGELHFVGDASEIEYQAMLNSVIYINTFEDIGGLPFDHIVVTFGVSDGANSPGTAVVIIHLINVNNPPVVLISQQLSANISFIEGGDPASLPHDSVHITDSDNSLLSGAIITLLNSQAGDVISVNTNETTIAVNEFTEAGHRYLELNGIAPIEMYEEVVSSLTYSFTLPRSSVLKHTVKVITLIVSDGTNNSDVVGINVAITPVNDGPIIHFSPDAEFPLDSDRNYAVGFAEEDKPVNLIPNATTIFDVDSTYAGGATIQLHGIIDKMEERLIIDKLLADIRNISINVSSFHSSFNITLVGIASFEVYRQIILTLQYEDTKVDEPQEGSRIVVIVLKDEQGVAGLPAFVTVTVTRRNDPPELSLGVGFGEEDVIEFSEIEEGDNGAGIQVVSLPHRVAIRDEEENTQQQFIQKMIIQLRATGCGELDAMEYVYLLQCPDTGFLCQFSDDGKSISMSVDQQVMDVVAIRKTFQEVLSSDVFYINLKDEPTLYCVNQKEQNVEFDRYIDVTISDSGSSSLNTTVSIRVLISPINDNAPLLSLAVSDGCEVSLADDDYAALAYGTLAQSIKKRDVPERRNAANRQAPSVLYVKAVNSPSGSLQSGSSLSISFSHHTNMPCVLRPADLRRVLILNPPLLLDTPHMAFWRDPQTLTILFLASNDEPLAIADIFVVFKGQKENCDVDSLCEHGVCLAGGWSCSVTGSYGVHQNAPLHHSDTNTVRNLDTVLVSSTKEVKQSQSNDWYLLVVLTCFIIIVPVVIAIGCR, encoded by the exons ATGTCCACCAATGAGACTGTTTGTAACACTACGACTGAGCTTACATGCAATGAATGCTACAACGTGACAGGAGAGTCATTTCTTACATGTCAATGTTCAGGTGACTGGAACTATGAAGTTCCCAGCTGTTTTC ttgttcaTTGTGGCTTGTTGGAGGCACCAGCGTTTGGAACAATGTCAACTAATGATACAGCCTGTGGGACAAAGACTCAATTCGCATGTGATGAATGCTATGATCTTATCGGAAATTCTAGTCTGACCTGTTTGCCAAATGGAGAATGGGATAATCTTGTACCTACTTGTCAAT ACAAGAATTGTTCCATACTGAGTGCTCCTGATAATGGCTTGTTGTCAAGTTCAGACAGAGGCTGCAATCAGTCCGTACATGTCAGTTGCAAAGAATGCTATAGTCTTCAAGGAAATGAGACTCTGACTTGTCTGACATCTGCTAACTGGAGTCAACCAGTTGGATTGTGTAACA GGATACACTGTCCTTTACTGAATTCTCCAACAAACGGTGATATTTCCAGCCACGAGACTACATGCAATACAACCACTCATTTTACATGCAGTGAATGCTTCAATCTCAGCGGTCCATCATTTCTGACATGTCATTCTTCTGGTGTTTGGAACTTTGAGCCACCCGAGTGTCTTG CTGTTCATTGCCCATTGTTGGATGaaccagtatttggatcaatgTCATCAATACAGACTGTCTGTGGTACAGTGACTCAGATTATGTGTGAACCATGTTACAGTCTTGTTGGAAATTCAAGTCTGGCCTGTCTATCAAATGGAGAGTGGAATGACACAATCCCCGTATGCCAAT ATAAACAGTGTCCTATTCTGGAAGTTCCTGAGAATGGGTTTTTATCTACTACTGACAGAGGTTGCAGCACGTCAGTGGCTGTGGGGTGTGACGAATGTTATGACCTTTATGGGAGTGATACATTGACTTGTCAAGAAACTGGTGACTGGAATCAATCTGTTGGATCATGTCAAG TTATTCATTGTTCTCGTTTGAGCTTGCCCACTAATGGTCACATGTCGAGTAACGAGACACAATGTAACACAACTACTTTATTTTCATGCAACGAATGCTACTATCTTAGTGGTGTCTCATCTTTGACATGTCTTCCTTCTGGGCATTGGGACTTTGAAGTACCCAGCTGCAACC TCATTAGTTGTTCTATTTTGGAAGCACCAGATCATGGATCAGTACACATCAGAGACACGAACTGTTATGCAGTGGCTCAATTCGCCTGTGATCAAGGATATGATCTTATTGGAAATCGGAGGCTGACTTGTCTACCCAATGGAGATTGGGATAGCATAGTGCCAACTTGTTACG AACGATTATACTTTT ATTCAACCAGTATTTTGTCAACAGCAGCGGCCTCATCCTTTTTTACTCCTTTATCACAAATGCCATCTTCAGTTGCTTTCATGTCGCCAACAGAAACCCTGCCTATGCCTACACCTTGTCACT TGATTACTTGTCCACGTTTGCAGTATCCGGTTAATGGCAGTATCTCGACTGGAAACAATACATGTAATGCAACAGTGAAGTTTACTTGTGATAATTGCTATGTCCTAGTTGGCCGAGTAAACCTCACATGTCAGATAAATGGACAGTGGGATGGAAATCCACCACTATGTACAG CGGTTTACTGCTCGCCACTGATGACACCATACCATGGCAAGAAGAGTTCTAACAGCACTGACTGTCAAACAGTTGTTGAGTTTAGTTGTGATGATGGCTTTGTCCTTTCGGGACGATCACATCTTATCTGCCAATCTAATGGGAAGTGGGACAATTTGAATCCTGTGTGTGAAG ATGTGAATGAGTGTTTATCATTTCCCTGCCAGAATAACGGCAGCTGCCTTAACACGTTTGGTAGCTTTAGATGCATCTGTACAGCATACTTCATGGGAACATACTGTCACATGT CTACCGGCAACATGTACTCATTTGGTACATCTCAGAATGATTTTTCTCTACCGGCATTAGATGATTATTCTCATGGTCCAATTGCTATTGGAGTCGGTTGTTTTCCTTTTGGCCGACAAAGTCACCAGTCAGTATAT ATTTCAACAAATGCTGTTATCTCATTTGATCGGCCTTTTTTGAGTCCCTACCCACGTGTATTTCCAGGTTTCACATATACATCAATTGTGGCACCTTTCTGGTCTGATGTTGATATTCGTCGAGATGGAATGATATTCTATAATGTTTATGAGGCATCGTTTTCTACTTATATTGAAAGAGCTACCAAAGATGTACGTGACTTCACTGGAGACAATTTCTTTACAGCACAATGGGTGTTGGTTGCCACTTGGTATCAAGTGCCAAATTATCCTGACGGCTCTGGCACATATTCAGATTCACTTTCAGATAGG CGCAACACATACCAAGTCGTACTTGCCACGGATGGTAAGCAGACATTTTCCTTGTTTAACTATCCTAGCGATGGTCTGCAGTGGTCAGGTCGTGGCACCGCAGCTGTAGTTGGCTACACGTCCTATGATGCTAGTGTATTTTACAGTCAGTACTTGTCTGGATTTGATGAAGTTATCAACCTTGTGTCTCATCGTTCAGATAATGGACAAGTGGGACAGCTGCTTTATCAAGTCAGTGAAGATACCAACATTTGTGCTGGCAATTCTGTTTGCCTCAATTGGTACTTTGACGATATCGATCGTGAAGGAGTGTCTCCAATTTGGTATTTTTCTCTTCCACCATGTCCTTGTTCGTTAGTTCAGGCTGCAAGCGATTGGACGTACCAATGGTATCGGTCAACTTCGACATCTGTTTGTTACGTGTCATCATTCCCATCACTATTTTATGATTCTCAAGTTCAGTGCTGTTATAGCTTACCAGAATTTGGATTTTTTGATGGATTTCTTCTAAACAATCTCCCACAAGGTGGTACTGCCAATCGCTATCATGCATCACGTTTCCCACTATTTCATAGCAACTTTGATATTCAACCTTACAAAGATTGCTGTATCAAGACTGATCTTTGCAATTTGTATTATCTGCGTCGTCCCTCTCAGTCATGTTTTGGTTACTTTCCACCATTTTGGG cttGGACCTGGGGAGACCCACATATTAGTACATTGGATGGGAAACAGTACACATTCAATGGTGTTGGTGAATACATTCTAATGAAGACTGTAAACGAAACATTTGTGTTGGAAGGTCGAACACGTCTGGTAGAGAACTCGAGTGCTACTGTGTTCTCTGCATTTGCTGCAGCTGAGTTTATAGCAAGTACTGATTTTAGTCGGTCGCTATTAAAGTCAAGCGTCATTCATACCGAGCTGATGGACGATAATACTCTTCGTGTGAAGGCTTGTTGCTACAGTTTAGAAGACACTTTTGTTTCCAGTGACTCTGCATTGAAGAGAAGTTCTTGGCGTGAATTTACTGGGGAGTTTGCTGGTCTTGATAATGTCACTCGATTGAGATTAGATAACATGGTATTGGCTCGTCCAGCTGATAAGAAATTAGTGGCTGTTTTCTCTTCCGGAATATCAGTGACTGTGGAGATAAAGAAAGCGTTATTGACTGTGGTCTTTGCAGCTCCCAACACTTTTAAGGGAAATACAAGAGGTTTACTGGGTGTGTGGGACGATGACAAGTCGAATGACTTGACAGCTCGAAATGGCACAGTCATATCCATCAATTCAACTGATCGTGAAATCCACCATCTCTCACAGACAT GGCAAGTATTTGAAAACGAATCTTTATTCTACTATGACGATGGGAATGATGTGACTACCTTCTCTGATCCTGATCACATTCCAGTTTTTCCAGATGAAGCTGTCAGCCGCTACACAGGTGAACAAAGAACTGCATGCAATGACGATCCTCAATGTCTATTCGACACATTTGAAACAAATGATCCAGAAATAGGACAAGAAACTCTTGTTACTAATGCACAGCTAATTGAACAGTCTACTTCTCTGA TGAACTTTCCTCCCGTTCTAAATGGTAGTCATGTCTTAAATGCTACTCTTGGTCAGACCGTGAGGTATGTATTCGTTGGATCAGACAGCGATGCTTTCAATGTGACAGTAGAAGGTATTCCTCCTCCATTGGCTGATTATACTTTTGCAAGAAATGGGGATGAGTTCGTGTTTATTTGGACACCCGCATCATCTGGTATTGTGAGTCTTCTGTTTATTGCTAATGATACGACTGGTTCGAGCAGTCAGCTTCAGCCACTCATtcgtctgtgtgcatgtcgGTTGGAAAAAAATGCAGTATGTATAATGACAGATGGAGATGGAGGAGAGGAGCAGTTTATTCTTGAACAGTGTGAATGCGGTAGTGGTTGGGAAGGAAGATTTTGTAGTGTGGATATTGATGCTTGTTTAACATCAAACTGTCCAGAAGGTACTAACTGTACTGATCGATCTGCACCAGACACTGGTTTTGATTGTGGATCGTGTTCTGCTGGACTTGAGCTGGTGGCAGGCAAATGTGAAG ATATTGATGAATGCAACAATGCAACACTGAACCACTGTCATCAAGTGTGTAGTAATCAAATACCATTTTATAAGTGTGAATGCTTTCACGGATTTAGGCTGGATGATGACGATGCCAACTGTTCAG ACATAGATGAATGTATAGAGGGTGTCCCTTGTCACCTAGTGTGTAACAACATACCAGGATCTTACTGGTGCAGCTGTGACAGTGGATTTCGGCTGGATAGTGATAACATTACTTGCATAC CACAAGAAGTTTGTAGTGAGAAAGTTACAGTATGTGAGCATGTTTGCTCACGAAATGCTAGTAACAACGTTGAGACATGCAGTTGCAATAAAGGTTACCAGCTTGACATGAATGCTTTCAACTGCTctg ATATCAAAGAGTGCGATGAAAAGAAAGACAATTGTGAACAGCTGTGTGTGAACACAAATGGGTCATTTAGCTGTGAATGTCGTGATGGATATAGATTGCATTCTGATGGTCACACATGTAGAG ACATTAACGAGTGTGTAGAGGATCCCACTACATGTAACATTATCGGACAAAATTGTGCTAACTTACCTGGCACTTTTAACTGCTCCTGTCCTTTGGGCACAGAGGTTATCAGTGGTGCCTGCAGAT TGGCTGATGACTGTGCATCCAACCCATGTCTAAATGATGGAGAGTGTCGTGATGGTTTGAGTATGTTTACGTGTTTGTGTTCATCAGGCTACACGGGGACTGTTTGTGATAAAG AGGTGAACGAGTGTGACTCAGATCCTTGCCAGAATAATGGTATTTGTACGGACAGATTTGATAGGTATGAATGTGACTGTATCCCTGGTTATGAAGGACTGTCTTGTGAAAGAG CAACAAATGAATGTAACTCGATGCCATGCCACAATGGGGCAGAGTGTCGTGACCTTCATCTGAGTTATAGTTGTCAATGCGTATTAGGATTTACTGGAGATTTATGTGAAACAA AGATTAACAGATGTGAGTCGAGTCCATGCCAACACGGTGGTACTTGTATGGATGTGCTGGCTGAGTATACATGCAACTGTAGTGGAGGTTACAGTGGAGCAAACTGCGAGATAG atatcaatgagtgtTTGATCAATCCATGTCTGAATGGCGGTGTTTGTTCAGATCTTGTCAATGGGTTTGTTTGCACTTGTGCTGGTGAATTCAGTGGAACTTTATGTGAGAGAG AACCGAATGTAACTATTCCTTGTACCAGTAGTTACCTGCCATCAGACTGTAGTAATTTTGTTGAGTGTGCCGAGACTGCCTTTCCTTGCTCTCGATCATACTTCACAAAACTTCTCCTGCCATTTTGTCAGCTACAGAGTAGCACTACGACTACCCAAACTTGGACTTCTGCTGCAAGTTCTTGCTTGATTAAACAAATTCAGCAATATTTGAAACTAAATTATACCAGCTTACCATCACCATCAGAATGCACTACGTTTCAGCAATTTGTTTTTCGTGCTCAAGAATCATGTTTCAATGTGTCTCTGTGCAGCACTGTTGTTAACTCTGCTGATGCTAACAAAGTTTCAGAAGTCTTTGACATGTATGACCTTCTGCGTGACAAAAGCATTGAGCAGATGCTGCAACTCATTGAGTCTTGTGCTGGAGACACTGTTGATGCACTGGCTAGTAGTTTGAAAGATAGAGGGTTCTATATCTGTGTAGAAGTTGAGTTGTCAGAAGATGTCAATGAAACAGATGTTACACTACGCACGCGTGCTCAGCTTCAAGAAACCATCACTGCACTTAAAGGGGCTCCTAGTGGCATTACCAGTGTTACTAGTGATGTGTGTTCTTTATTGTTATCTTCAAACAGTCGAAAACGTCGTGACATTGATGAGAATGCAACAGTAAAGCGAATTAGACGCAATGTAGACAATGCGACGGACTCACCATCCATTGTATATCCTACAACCGTTCAATTAGCATTTAAGAGCAGTGGAGAAAATGCTGCAAGTTTGACTGCTTTATGTGACAGTTCAGCTGAAGCTATCAATGCAACACTAGCATGCTCTATGTGCGGTAATGGTGTGTTAAATGTGGTTGATGAAAATTGTGATGATGGAAACAGTATGTCTGGTGATGGCTGTTCTAGTGAGTGTACGAGTGAGTCAGGTTTTGACTGCAACACAAATGTGGCACCCAATATTTGTTACAAGAAGAATTGTGGTGATGGTGTTCGTGTGACTGGAGAAGATTGCGACAATGAAAACAGTCCTGGTTGTTCAAACTGCTTGAAAGTTCAAGGCTTCACATGCCATACTCCTTTCTATGAAATGAGTATATGTTTCAATTGTGGTAATGGAATAGTCGAAGAGTCAGAGGAGTGTGACAATGGCTTCAGTATCGACATTGATGGTTGTAACAACACTTGCTTTGTCGATCACTTGTGGAAATGTACTTCTGTGATTGGAAAATGGAGTGTTTGTCAACATACTTCTGTTGACTTTAATGCTGCAGATAACATGACATTGAATCCTCCTGAAATTCATTTTAACAGTGGAGGTGTAACGTTGTTTATAGTAAATGATGCTAGGCAGTTGGATATCGATGACTTCGGTGACACG GACTGGGAAAGAATTGaacttgttttgtctgttcCTTTATCTGCCAGCATCTTCTATGAGAAC GTGGACTACTCTCGCAGTCAGGCAGCAACTCAAGAAAGAATATCTTTTTCCGATTATGTGGAGTTGGATAATGCTATTAGAGAGGGCAGCACTGTTAACATCAAGTTGGGAAT GAGGCAGAAAACGATTATACGACTGTCGAAGCCCGCTAATCTAACGCACGTATTGCTATCTTTGATGTATAGTCATGCAGCATCTGAATCAGTATATGGAGAGTACAG ATATGTGAATGTAACAATTGTGGATATTTTTGGCGAAGCAGCCCCTACTGTAACTGTAACTCTCAGATACATTGGCAACAATGAACACTCTCCGGTTGTCAATATTGCAA CAAACTTAACAGAATTACTAGAGGGTGTGGAAGAAGTATTTGTGACTGGTGGAACTTTAACATTGACTGATGTGGACAATGATAT CTTTCCAGTAAAGTCAGCATTTGTAAAGATTTTGGGAGAGACCGAGACTATCGTGTATCAAAGATTGAATGCGACTGTAATCTTTCCATGGATTAACGTAAcg TATGATGAAGTGAAAGGAGAGCTGCATTTTGTGGGTGATGCTTCTGAAATAGAATATCAGGCTATGTTGAACTCTGTCATCTATATCAATAC gtTTGAGGATATTGGAGGATTGCCGTTTGACCACATTGTTGTGACGTTTGGTGTTTCCGATGGAGCAAACTCACCAGGCACAGCAGTCgtgat AATTCACTTGATTAATGTGAACAATCCTCCTGTTGTATTAATCAGTCAGCAGTTGTCTGCAAATATTTCATTTATCGAAGGGGGTGACCCAGCATCTTTGCCCCACGACTCTGTACATATCACTGACAGTGACAACAGCCTTCTTTCTGG AGCCATCATTACACTTTTGAACAGCCAGGCAGGTGATGTGATATCGGTTAATACAAATGAGACTACTATTGCTGTCAATGAGTTTACCGAAGCTGGTCATCGTTATTTG GAACTGAATGGTATTGCTCCTATTGAGATGTATGAGGAAGTAGTGTCATCTCTCACTTACTCTTTCACGTTACCAAGATCCAGTGTGTTGAAACACACGGTGAA AGTCATTACATTGATCGTGTCTGATGGAACCAACAATAGTGATGTAGTGGGAATCAAT GTGGCTATCACACCAGTGAATGATGGTCCTATCATACACTTCAGTCCTGATGCGGAGTTTCCGTTGGATTCAGATCGAAATTATGCTGTTGGGTTTGCTGAGGAGGACAAACCTGTCAATTTGATTCCAAACGCAACAACAATTTTTGATGTTGATAGCACTTATGCTGGAGGGGCTACCATACAACTGCATGGCATTATTGACAAAATGGAGGAGAGATTGATAATCGATAAGCTGTTAGCTGACATTCGCAATATTAGCATCAATGTGTCGTCATTTCATTCGTCATTTAACATAACGCTTGTTGGGATTGCCAGCTTTGAAGTTTACAGACAA ATCATTTTGACGCTGCAGTATGAAGACACCAAAGTTGATGAGCCACAAGAAGGTTCAAGaattgttgtgattgtgttgAAAGATGAACAGGGTGTAGCAGGATTGCCTGCTTTTGTTACTGTTACGGTGACAAGACGCAATGATCCTCCAGAGTTGAGTCTTGGTGTTGGCTTTGGCGAAGAAGATGTGATAGAGTTCAGTGAGATAGAGGAAGGAGATAATGGAGCTGGTATTCAAGTCGTGAGTTTGCCACATCGTGTTGCCATTAGAGATGAGGAGGAAAACACACAGCAACAGTTTATTCAAAAGATGATTATTCAACTCAG AGCCACGGGTTGTGGAGAGCTTGATGCAATGGAATATGTGTATTTATTGCAGTGTCCAGACACAGGGTTTTTG TGTCAATTTTCTGATGATGGCAAAAGCATCAGTATGTCTGTTGATCAACAGGTGATG GATGTAGTCGCTATCCGAAAGACGTTTCAAGAAGTGTTGAGTTCTGACGTTTTCTACATCAATCTTAAGGATGAGCCAACTTTATATTGTGTGAATCAGAAAGAACAGAACGTAGAGTTTGATCGATAT ATTGATGTGACAATCAGTGACAGTGGGTCTTCTTCTCTCAACACCACTGTCAGTATCCGTGTATTGATATCACCCATTAACGACAATGCACCACTTTTGTCTCTTGCTGTATCTGATGGCTGTGAGGTGTCTCTTGCAGATGACGATTATGCTGCCTTAGCGTATGGTACACTGGCACAGTCGATTAAGAAACGTGACGTACCCGAGAGAAGAAATGCTGCTAACCGACAG GCTCCAAGTGTGCTGTATGTTAAGGCCGTTAACAGTCCCTCGGGCAGCTTACAATCTGGATCATCATTGTCTATTTCATTCTCTCACCATACCAACATGCCTTGCGTATTGAGACCTGCCGATCTCCGTCGAGTTCTCATTTTGAATCCACCTCTTCTTTTGGATACACCACACATGGCGTTTTGGCGAGATCCTCAGACACTGACCATTCTCTTTCTTGCAAGCAATGATGAACCATTGGCCATTGCtgacatttttgttgtattcAAGGGTCAGAAAG AAAACTGTGATGTAGACAGCTTGTGTGAACATGGTGTATGCCTTGCTGGTGGCTGGTCATGTAGCGTCACTGGTTCCTATGGAGTGCACCAAAATGCACCATTGCATCACTCTGATACCAACACAGTCAGGAACCTCGACACAGTGCTCGTGTCATCCACTAAGGAAGTAAAACAGTCTCAGTCAAATGATTGGTATCTGCTTGTTGTCTTAACGTGCTTTATCATAATTGTTCCTGTCGTTATTGCTATTGGATGTCGTTAG